One genomic region from Octopus sinensis linkage group LG13, ASM634580v1, whole genome shotgun sequence encodes:
- the LOC115218321 gene encoding zinc finger protein 271-like, producing the protein MAKKLAKSSYECDTCKKSFTTKGYLTIHIRIHTGEKPYHCDICGRSFSRNSELTIHKRLHTGEKPYQCDICGQSFVRKDILTNHIRIHTGEKPYQCDMCSKSFPNSTNLTDHKRIHTGEKPFQCDFCGKSFNQSNQLIKHKRIHTGEKPYHCNICEKSFSRNDELTVHKHIHTGEKPYRCDICGKTFHENSALTGHKRIHTGEKPFPCDICGKAFVQSSILKGHKRIHTGEKPYHCDICGKSFPRNNSLTDHKRIHTGEKPFHCDICGKSFIRSYDLKGHKRIHTGEKTYHCDICGKSFSQRTAVTVHKRIHAKEKSYHL; encoded by the coding sequence ATGGCAAAGAAGTTGGCAAAGTCTTCATATGAGTGTGACACTTGTAAAAAGTCATTCACTACAAAAGGTTACCTTACTAtccacatacgtattcatacaggagagaaaccatatcactgtgatatctgtggtagatcattctctcgaaatagtGAGTTAACTATTCATAaacgtcttcatacaggagagaaaccatatcagtgtgatatctgtggtcaatCATTCGTTCGTAAAGATATTTTAACTAATCACAtccgtattcacacaggagagaaaccatatcaatgtgatatgtGTAGTAAATCATTCCCCAACAGTACCAACCTGACcgatcacaaacgcattcataccggagaaaaaccatttcagtgtgacttctgtggtaaatcgtttaaTCAAAGTAATCAGCtaattaaacacaaacgtatccaCACAGGGGAAAAGCcctatcactgtaatatctgtgagaaatcattctctcgaaatgacgaactaactgtacacaaacacattcatacaggagagaaaccttatcggtgtgatatctgtggcaaaacaTTCCATGAAAATAGTGCCTTGACAGgacacaaacgaattcatactggagaaaagccatttccttgtgatatctgtggtaaagcatttGTTCAAAGTAGTATCTTAAAgggacacaaacgcattcatacaggggaaaaaccgtaccattgtgatatctgtggtaaatcgtttccTCGAAATAATTCTTTGACtgatcataaacgtattcacacaggagaaaaaccatttcattgtgatatttgtggtaaatcatttattCGGAGTTATGATTTAAAgggacacaaacgtattcatactggagaaaaaacCTACCATtgcgacatctgtggtaaatcattctctcaacgtACTGCGGTAactgtacacaaacgtattcatgctAAAGAGAAATCATATCATTTGTGA